The nucleotide window TAATATAGGGATGGAAGGAACCTATCTTTATAAAAAATTATTAAACCTTGTAAAAAATAAAGATTACTTTGTTATTACAACAAATACTGATGATCAATTCTTAAAGTCAGGATTTGATGAAAATAGATTCTTTAGAGTACAAGGATCATATGCTAAAATGCAATGCTCAAAAGCTTGCCATGAAAAGTTATATGATGATGAGGAATTAATCTTAGAAATGATTGAAAAAACTGATGAAAATCTAAAAATACCAACTGAGCTTCTCCCAAAATGTCCAGTTTGCAGTGAAGAAATGGATTTAAACCTTAGAAAAGATAGTTTCTTTGTTGAAGATGATAGCTGGCACAAACAAAAACAGAATTATATCAATTTTAGAAAAAAAGCACTAGGTGGAAAGTTAGTTCTTTTAGAATTTGGAATAGGTTTTAACACACCAATTATAATCCGTTTCCCATTTGATGATTTAATGAAATCCCATGAAAATGTAAGTCTTGTAAGATTTAATAGGAGTCATTTAGAATTAACCGTTCAAGACAATGGAAATTATTATTTAATAGGAGAAGATGAACTAGAAAATTATTTAAATCCCAATATAAAGGAAAGATACCTTCCATTTAATGAGGATATTACTAAAACATTAAACAAATTAATTTAAGTTTTTATTTACCTAAATATATATTAAAATGAAAAATTTTAAAATGCTTAAAATTCAAATTTATTATATAAATTAAAATTTTAAAATGATTAAAATTCAATTTATTGTATAAATTAAAATTTTAAAAAAAATATAACATTAAAATTTTTTATTGAAATAAGGTAGATTTTATGGATGAATTATCAAAAAAAATACAAGATCTTAAAAATTTAATTGAAAATACAGACCACATTTTAATTGCTGGAGGAGAATATCTATCAGAACAAGCAGGACTTGACATATATGGAAAAATGTTTACAGATAACTTTCAAGACTTTATAGAAAGATATGATTTTACAAATATGTATAATGGAACGTTTTACCC belongs to Methanobrevibacter olleyae and includes:
- a CDS encoding SIR2 family NAD-dependent protein deacylase, yielding MENYNIRVEKLKKLIDNANYILIGAGAGLSTAAGIEYSGKRFRDNFPEFIKKYGFQDMYSSMFYPFKSSEEKWAYFAKHAYVNNIGMEGTYLYKKLLNLVKNKDYFVITTNTDDQFLKSGFDENRFFRVQGSYAKMQCSKACHEKLYDDEELILEMIEKTDENLKIPTELLPKCPVCSEEMDLNLRKDSFFVEDDSWHKQKQNYINFRKKALGGKLVLLEFGIGFNTPIIIRFPFDDLMKSHENVSLVRFNRSHLELTVQDNGNYYLIGEDELENYLNPNIKERYLPFNEDITKTLNKLI